The following coding sequences lie in one Candidatus Binatia bacterium genomic window:
- a CDS encoding HupE/UreJ family protein encodes MRRASLASRARVTLAALATLVALLATAATLLAREAAAHPLAPSLLGLRETQAGTFAVRWKTSALRPTGTRIEPHLPAWCARTGDERAHDGPTWRERRFTIDCGARGLVGGEVSVSDLAESGTVAVLRIELADGRVVRALLDGARPALVVPERESRLAIARGYLVLGVEHLLTGLDHLLFVLCLCLLVRGRTLLWTITAFTVGHSVTLTLATLGFVRFPQAVAEAAIALSIVLLAAEILRDDAAAREATSSARTSWIRRRPWSVAFAFGLLHGLGFAGALSETGLPDADVPLALLSFNLGIELGQLAFVAALLVVAATLRPWLVRLPSTALRIPAYAVGTLGAYWLVARSETLLGMVLRI; translated from the coding sequence ATGAGGCGCGCATCCCTCGCCTCCCGCGCGCGCGTCACGCTCGCGGCGTTGGCCACGCTCGTCGCGCTGCTGGCCACCGCCGCGACGCTGCTTGCACGCGAGGCAGCAGCGCACCCGCTCGCGCCGTCGCTGCTCGGGCTGCGCGAGACCCAGGCGGGCACGTTCGCCGTGCGCTGGAAGACCTCGGCGCTGCGCCCGACCGGCACGCGCATCGAGCCGCATCTTCCCGCGTGGTGCGCGCGCACCGGCGACGAGCGCGCGCACGACGGCCCGACCTGGCGCGAGCGTCGCTTCACGATCGACTGCGGCGCGCGCGGGCTCGTCGGCGGCGAGGTCTCGGTGAGCGATCTCGCAGAGAGCGGGACGGTCGCGGTGCTGCGCATCGAGCTCGCCGACGGACGCGTGGTGCGCGCGCTGCTCGACGGCGCGCGGCCCGCGCTCGTCGTCCCCGAGCGCGAGAGCCGGCTCGCGATCGCGCGCGGCTACCTCGTGCTCGGCGTCGAGCACCTGCTCACCGGGCTCGACCACCTGCTGTTCGTCCTCTGCCTCTGCCTGCTCGTGCGCGGGCGCACGCTGCTGTGGACGATCACCGCGTTCACCGTCGGGCACAGCGTCACGCTGACGCTCGCGACGCTCGGCTTCGTGCGCTTCCCGCAGGCGGTTGCGGAAGCGGCGATCGCGCTCAGCATCGTGCTGCTCGCCGCGGAGATCCTGCGCGACGACGCGGCCGCGCGCGAAGCAACGTCTTCCGCAAGGACTTCGTGGATCCGGCGTCGGCCGTGGAGCGTGGCGTTCGCCTTCGGCCTGCTGCACGGGCTCGGCTTCGCGGGCGCGCTGAGCGAGACCGGCCTGCCCGACGCCGACGTGCCGCTCGCGCTGCTCTCGTTCAACCTCGGCATCGAGCTCGGCCAGCTCGCCTTCGTCGCGGCGCTGCTCGTCGTCGCCGCGACGCTGCGTCCGTGGCTCGTGCGCCTGCCGTCGACGGCGCTGCGCATCCCCGCCTACGCGGTCGGCACGCTCGGCGCCTACTGGCTCGTCGCGCGTTCGGAGACGCTGCTCGGGATGGTGCTGCGCATCTGA
- a CDS encoding 3'(2'),5'-bisphosphate nucleotidase, with the protein MLQRPETLFAVAAVREACELARAVQRDLVTPALTKSDRSPVTVADFAAQAIVAQRLERERPDDVLVGEEEASDLRAPEQRATLEQVTRFVASRVAGASSDDVCRWIDRGRAEPGQRFWTLDPVDGTKGFLRGEQYAIALALIEDGRVTVGVLGCPNLAEDGRSDIGGIGALFAAERGSGAFATPLGRESWRRLKVSDRSDPKSARLLRSVESGHTNVDEMAELVGALGATAEPVLMDSQAKYAVLAAGAGELLFRLLSPTKRDYRERIWDQAAGSIVVEEAGGRVTDLDGKPLDFTRGRTLAANRGIVASNGLLHDAALAALRRIGA; encoded by the coding sequence ATGCTGCAACGCCCCGAGACCCTGTTCGCCGTCGCCGCCGTGCGCGAAGCCTGCGAGCTCGCTCGCGCCGTGCAGCGCGACCTCGTCACGCCGGCGCTGACCAAGAGCGACCGCTCGCCGGTCACGGTCGCGGACTTCGCCGCGCAGGCGATCGTCGCGCAGCGCCTCGAGCGCGAGCGTCCGGACGACGTCCTGGTCGGCGAGGAGGAGGCGAGCGACCTGCGCGCGCCGGAGCAGCGTGCGACGCTCGAGCAGGTGACGCGCTTCGTCGCATCCCGGGTGGCGGGCGCGAGCAGCGACGACGTCTGTCGCTGGATCGACCGCGGGCGCGCCGAGCCGGGGCAGCGCTTCTGGACGCTCGACCCGGTCGACGGCACCAAGGGCTTCCTGCGCGGCGAGCAGTACGCGATCGCGCTCGCGCTGATCGAGGACGGGCGCGTAACCGTCGGCGTGCTCGGCTGTCCGAACCTCGCCGAGGACGGCCGCAGCGACATCGGCGGCATCGGCGCGCTGTTCGCGGCCGAGCGCGGCAGCGGCGCATTCGCGACGCCGCTCGGCCGCGAGAGCTGGCGTCGTCTGAAGGTCTCGGACCGCAGCGACCCGAAGAGCGCGCGCCTTCTGCGCTCGGTCGAGTCCGGCCACACCAACGTCGACGAGATGGCGGAGCTCGTCGGCGCGCTCGGCGCGACCGCCGAGCCGGTGCTGATGGACAGCCAGGCGAAGTACGCGGTGCTCGCCGCCGGCGCGGGCGAGCTGCTGTTCCGCCTGCTGTCGCCGACCAAGCGCGACTACCGCGAGCGGATCTGGGACCAGGCCGCGGGCTCGATCGTCGTCGAGGAGGCGGGTGGCCGCGTCACCGACCTCGACGGCAAGCCGCTCGACTTCACGCGCGGCCGGACGCTCGCCGCGAACCGCGGCATCGTCGCGTCGAACGGCCTGCTGCACGACGCGGCGCTCGCGGCGCTGCGCCGCATCGGTGCTTGA